The following DNA comes from Phoenix dactylifera cultivar Barhee BC4 unplaced genomic scaffold, palm_55x_up_171113_PBpolish2nd_filt_p 002322F, whole genome shotgun sequence.
GGCTTATCAAAAATTAAACGAAATACCTTGGTTTCTGGAGGTGTGAGAGGAACACTACCATGGATGGCTCCGGAATTACTAAATGGAGGCAGCAATAAGGTGTCTGAGAAGGTAAACTTTTGATTTATATGCGTTttgtctttatttatttttgctttttgCTGGACAATCAAGTCTTGGGTCTGTCGTTTTCAAAGTGCATTGATTGGTTTTTGAAATTAAAAGATATTGTGATACCTAGGTTTCTATACTCACTAATATCAAGCGCCATACCATATTGATAAATGCAGGTTGATGTGTTCTCCTTTGGCATCGTCATGTGGGAAATTCTTACAGGGGAGGAGCCTTATGCCAACATGCATTATGGGGCAATCATAGGTATGCTTGAATGGGTtcgtttattttgttttttttttttaattggtaACTTTAAAAGGTGTGCCTCCCAATAGAAACCTCACTTATCTCAGGTGGCACGTTGCTTTTATTAATCATTCTCCAGGATCCTAACATCAGTAGGTGATGATTATAGGCTCCAGATGCAGAAAAAACCATAAACTGAGTTGGTAGCCTGGACTCTAGTAGTCTTTGCTGTTGTTTCTGTATGTTGTGCGTTAGCATGGGTGACTTCATTCAAGAGTTTGAAGTAGCCTAgctattttatttcttctattaCACCATCTGGTTTCCCTGCATGCCTTTCCTAGGAAAACCATTTGCCTGTTAGATCTCTCTGGCAGGCACCTGCTATATCTCTTACTGGGATGTTTCTTGAATGCCTGCTTCGAgctatcccttttttttttttttgaggtgtAGAGCTATCCCTTATTTATGCCAAAAAACTTGTGTTAGGGAAACTATATCTGTTTGCAGCTATGTTTACTTTGATTTCTGAACCCAATGCAGGAGGAATTGTGAACAATACACTGAGGCCGCCTGTGCCAGCCAACTGCGACCCAGAATGGAGAAGGCTAATGGAGCAGTGCTGGGCCCCTGATCCAGTTCAACGACCGGCCTTCACCCAAATTGCCGGTCGGTTGCGTGCCATGTCTGTGGCCAGTCAAACAAAACCAGCAAAATGATGATAAACCAGTACATCAGTATATGGCGCTCGTGTTGTTGTCGCTGTCATCTTCGACTTCTAAGACTATATAATCTCATAAATACTGTAAGATATGTTTTGTGGAGAGAGATGGATTAGATCCCATGATCTGTGCCATTATTATTTTGAATTTGTGTGTATTAAGGCTCttctttgtcttttttttttctgtttgggGGCGCGTGTGAGCTGTGTGTTTTTACCAGTTCATGATATTAAAATGTAtccatattttataaaaaaaggaaTAGAGAAACTCTTGTAACGAGAGTTGAGTGGCTTTCTTATTACTGGATAAACCATCAAGTATTGTGTTATGATTTCTGCCTTTCTGCATGAACTTGCTTTGTGAATGGATCTGTTCCTGACCAGAATCCAAACTGATCAGCTGGATCTGATAAACGCTGTTAATCGGGAAACCAATATAATGATCGGAATCTGATGTTACCTGAATGACAAACGAATCTGTTTTAATAGTAACTTGACCATGCTAAGTCTGCACTCAGGCCGAGACAGATTGTTGCAGTGTTCTTGAGCTGTGGTTTATTGGTCATGACATCGCGGGGCAAAACCTTATCCCTCCTTGGGCAGGATAAGGTTTTCATATGGCTGATCACCAGATCAACTCTTTTGCTCTTGAGCATTCATCATGGCATGTAGATTACTAGAAAAATACACCTTCTAGCCTCCAAGCAGGCACATAGCTTTCAACCCGTCAAGTGGTTGCAGTTCCACAGCCAACCAAATGGATGAAAGATCTATTCCAACATATAAAGTAGTTGATTCAAAGAGTACAGAAAAAATCAGTTAAGGGGAGCTTTCACGAACCTCACCACCAACCCAACTTTGGTCCCTCCAAATTTTTATCTGAAAGCGAATCCATTGGAGGGGTCTGGCGGAAAATTAGGCATATTCCATTGCCCAGTTCGAACACCATCTAATCTCATCACACTTCCATTTCTGCTGCTGTGCCATTTCCAGCATCACCGTAAATAAACTATTCTCATGGAAAAAATGGGGCCCATGCAATGACTTTTGGCACGTCCATTTGGTGGCTACCGACTGCCGAGTACTAATCTTGGATAAGATAATATACACGATAAGGATGCTGTCATATCCTAACCTCAACAGATAATGTCATACTATGGTGCAAAGTTGTGGAATATTTCTTTGTGTAACCTACTTTGGCTGGCTGCAGGGTTGACAAGTGATCATGATGGATACCTTTTAACAATATAAAGAGACTAATTACGTTATCTCGACGCAGAGCCCCACGTTAAAGATGCCGAGTCCTCTGTCAGCTTGGCCCACCTTCTAAGACTAGATTTCAGACTTAACCTCAGCATGTTTAAACATGAAGAGTACCTACCCAAATCACATTAGTAGGCCAATGAAAGCGAGAAGATAAATAAATCATGCCATCTGTGAGAGGGCTTAGACGCATACTATGCCGAATGAGGGCGTCACGTATTAGATTATATGTAGAGAATGACCATCAgaagtattaaaaaaaaaaaaaaactggccAAATCACGTGAATGGCCCGGCAGCCCCAGGACAGACAGCGACTGCTGCTCTTCCTTCTTACTGAAATCGTATCCAATCTAGATCTTTTTATCCAATCGGACGGTTCGGACTCAGAGGCACCAAACTGGGCCGTCCGATCAAGTAAAACCGGCCCGAGGCGTGCGGGCCACTGTTGACTGGTCAACGTGTGGGAGAAGATCTAGCGTTGGAATCCATGTGCTCCCCACGTGCGTAGCCCAGCAGCCCAAGGACAGAACTGCAACTTCTGCTCTTCTTCCTGAAACCATATCCAATCTAGATCTTTTCATCCAATCGGACGGCTCGGAAGGAGAGCCATCGAACTGGGCCGTCCGATCAAGTACTTGCTGCTGGTCCGTTCAAACCGGCCCAGGCCCACGTGATGGACCGACGGTGCCGGACGAGCCGGGTGGGCGCCTTGTTGACTGGTCAACGGATCTAGCGTTGGATTCGCCATCGGGTGCGTGTCCGCGCACGTCGAAGCGACACCCGCATAAACGTTTGTGCGGGCACCAAAATTTCATTGGATCGTGCCGGCGTCATTGTAAGGAGGATGGGATGGCTTCCACGTGGAGTATTTTGACGGATGATA
Coding sequences within:
- the LOC120109521 gene encoding mitogen-activated protein kinase kinase kinase 12-like, whose translation is MAPELLNGGSNKVSEKVDVFSFGIVMWEILTGEEPYANMHYGAIIGGIVNNTLRPPVPANCDPEWRRLMEQCWAPDPVQRPAFTQIAGRLRAMSVASQTKPAK